A stretch of the Oncorhynchus mykiss isolate Arlee unplaced genomic scaffold, USDA_OmykA_1.1 un_scaffold_195, whole genome shotgun sequence genome encodes the following:
- the LOC118947722 gene encoding uncharacterized protein LOC118947722: MVQGRRHYASTRATLRLKLVALRRRPVEGTADGVFVGRPVVVVRRGAVSTENPSQMAKEVVQRDDDDPPREGREVVEEEPVAQLKKEPKKTGKAKRKSSAKKSGEQGTDTDAGLRNKHPDRGSVIELLEKNALKAAFGPGNKDEMEDCYPILISFMRNLTDEQWQVIYKGFKKPMTKEQLAKLCKTIVNFIAQTTLQILLPALARILGVTGFYDNSDSLKRGGSARSFTAFEQKILELIQEVKYLAK; the protein is encoded by the exons ATGGTACAGGGAAGGCGCCATTACGCTAGCACGCGGGCTACActgcgtttaaagttagtagccctccgacggaggccggttgaaggcacagcggatggagtattcgtcggcagaccagttgtggtggtgcggcggggggccgtgtcgacagagaatccaagccagatggcgaaagag GTAGtacagagagatgatgatgatcccccgagggaggggagggaggttgtTGAGGAAGAACCAGTGGCCCAGCTCAAGAAGGAGCCCAAGAAGACAGGAAAG GCGAAGAGGAAAAGTAGTGCCAAGAAGTCAGGGGAGCAGGGCACTGATACGGATGCAG GATTGAGGAATAAACACCCGGACAGAGGATCTGTTATTGAGCTCTTGGAGAAGAATGCTCTTAAGGCTGCATTCGGCCCAGGCAACAAAGATGAGATGGAGGACTGctacccaatcctcatctcattcatgcgcaatcttactgatga GCAATGGCAAGTGATCTATAAAGGATTTAAAAAACCT ATGACAAAGGAACAGCTTGCAAAATTGTGCAAGACCATTGTCAACTTCATTGCACAGACCACCCTGCAGATCCTGCTGCCGGCGCTGGCCCGCATTCTAGGGGTGACGGGCTTTTATGACAACTCTGACTCACTCAAGAGGGGTGGCAGTGCAAGATCCTTCACTGCCTTTGAGCAAAAAATActggagctcatccaggaagttaAATATTTGGCGAAGTAA